A portion of the Toxoplasma gondii ME49 chromosome VIIb, whole genome shotgun sequence genome contains these proteins:
- a CDS encoding hypothetical protein (encoded by transcript TGME49_256840), translated as METQRASVPPSHRTPQISSPLFVPMPSRHFSQASPFPSRFSALLRRHPAAHASLFVLSVVALLVSPSCLYTSALLRHAPRDSAASGASSACTASSREFSSVSSFASSAPAASSFNALATVRPFLSGASPSEPPAALSVDPEVLPSPASLLASPASAFFRLLSKLPLSSRRFRSQQQPADDGGEERSLWLRFSQAGPEGSWKAKVHRAAVIVKGQVAQQIRKHRPELRRLVQGLLQMFFQCLRSFLGVYILGLSVLMLPFCASSASRFESAVNRVPLNDPYLLSQLDLPEDASPSLFGLPYYDVTIGPTPAAQIAALSAEREKGSAGREHSSAENTLSSLASDERDSLAPEPLAADGLHTQEGEDAGSGSAETTETARRRRAGRPRATDAFADAASKTFLKGWWVPAEDRKAQKAILCAHGWMANRQACLPFLGVAKKIGLQRDHSFLLFDMKNSGESSRAADCVSDEGTGCAAAASRGEAGGFCSDAFPVISSSDAGDALLGCQAAKDLVQALLWMKKTHNVSTVSIYAQGVSAMGTMLLVGQYRDRLESEFGITIDRIVFDSPVCNARDAVANQPLTACIAKSAKWLHDVLMWAVNQRRGQELRRMRASLLLPSLRPVKKLVLTSRDDELAPWETVEKEMMLLPEADRPEWTYVFPSGAHCDLIRTNPEAYSQVLRAFYSDPSFLGRLWAKIVGKRAPVSSLSGVQALGPHDFTLCAEREEREKEKREREKDKAHEAETRAQLGRKKLAIAAVASVIDALSYM; from the exons ATGGAGACCCAGCGCGCGTCGGTGCCTCCGTCTCACCGAACGCCCCAGATTTCATCACCTCTGTTCGTCCCAATGCCATCTCGTCACTTCTCTCAAGCCTCGCCTTTcccgtctcgcttctctgctctcctgcGGCGACACCCAGCGGCgcatgcctctctcttcgtcctctccgtcgtcgccttGCTCGTCTCGCccagctgtctgtacacctcggCGCTCTTGCGCCACGCTCCACGCGACTCCGCTGCGTCCGGCGCctccagtgcatgcaccgcttcctctcgcgagttctcttccgtctcctcgttcgcctcctctgccCCCGCTGCGTCGTCCTTCAACGCTCTCGCGACTGTGCGTCCGTTCCTCTCTGGCGCTTCGCCGTCGGAGCCTCCGGCCGCGCTTTCTGTCGACCCTGAAGTCCTTCCGTCTCCCGCGtcgctcctcgcctcgcctgcctcagccttcttccgcctcctgtCGAAGCTGCCGCTCTCCTCGCGTCGCTTCAGGTCGCAGCAGCAGCCTGCTGAcgacggaggcgaggagcgTTCGCTCTGGCTGAGGTTTTCGCAGGCTGGGCCGGAAGGCTCCTGGAAGGCGAAAGTCCACCGTGCAGCCGTCATCGTCAAAGGACAG GTGGCGCAGCAGATTCGGAAGCACCGGCCAGAGCTCCGGCGTCTAGTTCAAGGTCTCCTGCAGATGTTTTTCCAGTGCCTGCGCAGCTTCCTTGGGGTGTATATACTCGGCCTCTCTGTGCTGATGCTGCCTTTCTGCGCAAGCTCCGCGAGTCGCTTCGAGTCTGCAGTCAACCGCGTTCCCCTGAACGACCCGTACTTGCTCAG tcaacTGGACCTGCCTGAAGATgcatcgccttctctcttcggccTCCCTTACTACGAT GTCACGATTGGCCCGACCCCCGCTGCGCAGATCGCGGCGCTCtccgccgagagagagaagggatcTGCTGGGAGAGAGCACTCTTCCGCTGAAAAcacactctcttctctcgcctctgacGAAAGGGATTCTCTTGCTCCAGAGCCGCTGGCCGCCGACGGCCTGCATAcgcaggaaggagaggacgctGGGAGCGGGAGCGccgagacgacagagacggcgagacgcCGAAGAGCAGGGAGACCACGAGCGACAGACGCGTTCGCCGACGCGGCTTCCAAGACTTTTCTGAAAGGATGGTGGGTGCCGGCAGAAGATCGGAAGGCCCAAAAGGCGATTCTTTGCGCACATGGCTGGATGGCTAACAGACAGGCCTGTCTGCCCTTCCTGGGCGTAGCCAAAAAG ATTGGACTCCAGAGAGATCACAGCTTCCTGCTGTTCGACATGAAGAATTCTGGCGAGTCTTCGCGCGCTGCGGACTGCGTGTCAGACGAGGGGACAGGGTGTGCTGCGGCGGCATCTCGCGGCGAGGCAGGCGGTTTCTGCTCGGACGCGTTTCCGGTCATTTCGAGCTCAGATGCAGGCGACGCCTTGCTGGGATGCCAGGCAGCCAAGGATCTCGTTCAGGCGCTTCTGTGGATGAAGAAAACTCACAACGTTTCCACTGTCTCGATCTACGCGCAAGGCGTCTCGGCCATGGGCACCATGCTCTTG GTGGGGCAGTACCGCGACCGTTTGGAAAGCGAGTTCGGCATCACAATCGACAGAATCGTCTTCGACTCTCCCGTCTGCAATGCGAGAGACGCCGTCGCCAACCAACCgttgactgcatgcatcgcaaAAAGTGCCAAGTGGCTTCATGACGTCCTCATGTGGGCGGTGAACCAACG TCGTGGGCAGGAGCTGCGTCGCATGCGCGCGAGTTTACTTCTGCCGTCGTTGCGGCCTGTGAAGAAGCTCGTGCTCACGAGCCGGGATGACGAATTGGCGCCATGGGAAACggtggagaaagaaatgaTGCTGCTTCCTGAGGCAGATCGGCCCGA GTGGACGTATGTCTTTCCATCGGGAGCGCACTGCGACCTAATTCGTACGAATCCAGAGGCGTACAGCCAAGTGTTGCGAGCCTTCTACTCCGATCCTTCCTTTCTTGGGAGACTCTGGGCGAAAATTGTGGGGAAGCgggcgcctgtctcctcgctctccggcGTCCAGGCTCTAGGTCCCCACGACTTCACGCTTTGTGCCGAacgcgaagaacgagaaaaagaaaagagagaacgagagaaagacaaagcgCACGAGGCCGAGACGCGCGCCCAActcgggagaaagaaactcgcAATCGCCGCAGTGGCCTCAGTCATAGATGCGCTCTCGTACATGTAG